ATCCATAATCTAAGTTAAGAGTTTTTACACTATACATAATCATAGGTGTTGGAGCAATTTTATTTATAAAATATACCTTGATGTTATTTCCTGCAAAAATCTCAGCCAGCCACTTAGCAGATATGTCAGATATGAATCTTCTGTCATATCCTATAACTATACTTTTGTTTATACAGCTTTCTTTGATTATATTAGATATCGCTTGACCTACTTTTACTATATTGCTTTTGATAAATTCGTCTCCTATTATAGCTCTCCATCCACCAGTACCAAAGTGAATCATATCCTAACACTCCTTTTTATGTATATTTTCAACTCATTCATTATGCCTATCCTTTTATGGCCCCTGCTGTCATACCCTCAACTATTTGATTTTGTGCTAACATGTATACTGTCAATACTGGAATTATTATTAGTACTATTACTGCACAGAGTAAACCGTAATCTGTTCCATACTGACTGCTTATTTCATTTAATAATCTATTTATTGGAAATTTTCCCTTTGATCTTATTATTATTAATGAAGTAAACAGATCATTATAGGACCATAAGAATGCGAATGTGGCTGTAGTAGCTACTGCAGGTTTTGAGATAGGCATAATTATTCTTGAGAATACTTGCCAAGTATTCCCTCCCTCTACTATAGCCGCTTCTTCAAGTTCTAGTGGTATTGTTTCCATGAAACTGGTCAACAGCATAATTGTAAATGGTAAATTGTTTGCAATCTGCGGTAAAATAACACCTCTATGAGTATCTATCATCTTCCAAGATAGAAGCATTCTGAATACTGGTAATATTGTTGCGAATATAGGTATCAATAAACTTCCTATAACTAGAGTCTTAATAAATTTTTGACCCCTGAAATGAAATCTTGCTAGTATATAAGATGCCAAAGAACCAAAAAATACTGCAAATAAAACAACCGAACCAGAAATTATTAAGCTATTGGCATAACCCTTAAATATATTCATCTTCACTATGGCAGTCTTAAAATTATCCCATAGTAGAGTTGTTGGAAGTGCAAATGAATTACTCATTATATCGTTAGATGTCTTAAATGAATTTTGCACCACCCAAAGCATAGGATATATGGTTGTTATTGCAAACAAAATCAAAAATATATAAATGAGAAGCGTCCAGATGGTAAATTTCTTCTTCATGCCTACAGATTTATTCTTGCTCATTTTACTACTCCTTTCTTTATAATTAATAAAATACTAATATGTTATAGTTTCTTTCTTAAATATTTTATTAACTATAAAAATAGTTAATAAACCTAAAACTACGATTAGTACTGA
The sequence above is a segment of the Vallitalea longa genome. Coding sequences within it:
- a CDS encoding carbohydrate ABC transporter permease; protein product: MSKNKSVGMKKKFTIWTLLIYIFLILFAITTIYPMLWVVQNSFKTSNDIMSNSFALPTTLLWDNFKTAIVKMNIFKGYANSLIISGSVVLFAVFFGSLASYILARFHFRGQKFIKTLVIGSLLIPIFATILPVFRMLLSWKMIDTHRGVILPQIANNLPFTIMLLTSFMETIPLELEEAAIVEGGNTWQVFSRIIMPISKPAVATTATFAFLWSYNDLFTSLIIIRSKGKFPINRLLNEISSQYGTDYGLLCAVIVLIIIPVLTVYMLAQNQIVEGMTAGAIKG